The following coding sequences lie in one Lysobacter capsici genomic window:
- the hisC gene encoding histidinol-phosphate transaminase has protein sequence MSQAAAQSQQASPSSSTPAFDEAWFAARAQPGVQRLKAYDPGHDLVALRRRFGEANLAELGSNENPYGPSPAAREAILESLHALHRYPDPLGADLKRALAARHGVDVAQLQLGNGSHELLMQLAQVFAGPGDEVVFSRYGFAVFALATQCAGASMRVVEALPRDAAMPCGHDLDAIAAAIGPQTRLVYLANPNNPTGTWFGREAMIAFLERVPPQVIVVMDEAYAEMADAPDYASAVSLLDRYRNLAVTRTFSKAYGLAGLRVGYLIAQPGLIAVMDRARESFNVNGPALAACEAALGDVAHLDWACARNAEQRAALADALTRRGLRVFPSQTNFVLVEFGARTPQIEATLVELGVILRPMGGYGLPDCLRISVGSPDDNRRLLSALDRVLA, from the coding sequence ATGAGCCAGGCGGCCGCGCAATCGCAGCAGGCGTCGCCGTCGTCGTCGACCCCGGCCTTCGACGAAGCCTGGTTCGCCGCGCGCGCGCAGCCCGGCGTGCAACGCCTGAAGGCTTACGACCCCGGTCACGATCTGGTCGCGTTGCGGCGCCGTTTCGGCGAGGCGAATCTCGCCGAACTGGGCTCCAACGAAAACCCCTACGGCCCGTCGCCGGCCGCGCGCGAAGCGATCCTCGAATCGCTGCATGCGCTGCACCGCTATCCCGATCCGCTCGGCGCCGACCTCAAGCGCGCGCTGGCGGCGCGGCATGGGGTAGACGTTGCGCAGTTGCAGCTCGGCAACGGTTCGCACGAACTGCTTATGCAACTGGCGCAGGTGTTCGCCGGCCCCGGCGACGAGGTGGTGTTCTCGCGTTACGGCTTCGCCGTATTCGCCCTGGCGACGCAATGCGCCGGCGCAAGCATGCGCGTGGTCGAGGCGCTGCCGCGCGATGCGGCGATGCCCTGCGGCCACGATCTCGATGCGATCGCCGCGGCGATCGGGCCGCAGACGCGATTGGTGTATCTGGCCAATCCGAACAATCCCACCGGCACCTGGTTCGGCCGCGAGGCGATGATCGCCTTCCTCGAACGCGTCCCGCCGCAGGTCATCGTGGTGATGGACGAAGCCTATGCGGAAATGGCCGACGCGCCCGATTACGCCAGCGCGGTGTCCTTGCTCGATCGCTATCGCAATCTCGCCGTCACCCGCACGTTCAGCAAGGCCTACGGGCTGGCCGGCTTGCGGGTCGGTTATCTGATCGCGCAACCGGGTTTGATCGCGGTGATGGATCGCGCGCGCGAAAGCTTCAACGTCAACGGCCCGGCGCTGGCCGCGTGCGAGGCCGCGCTCGGCGACGTCGCGCATCTGGACTGGGCCTGCGCGCGCAACGCCGAGCAACGTGCGGCCCTGGCCGATGCGCTGACGCGGCGCGGGCTGCGGGTGTTTCCGTCGCAGACCAATTTCGTGCTGGTCGAATTCGGCGCGCGCACGCCGCAGATCGAAGCGACCCTGGTCGAACTCGGGGTGATCCTGCGGCCGATGGGCGGCTACGGTCTGCCCGATTGCCTGCGCATCAGCGTCGGCTCGCCCGATGACAATCGTCGTTTGTTGAGCGCATTGGATCGGGTGTTGGCATGA